In one Gemmatimonadota bacterium genomic region, the following are encoded:
- a CDS encoding translocation/assembly module TamB domain-containing protein has product MRKRTVAAATVGALVVLAMLIAGTVLFVTQTDWGRKKVGGYVIGLIKQAAHGYVTVDRVDGNLLNGATIVGLTITDSAHAPFVKADTVVATYGIGDLINKRIYLDNVRIVHPVIVLDRMPGGKWNYDRIFPRDTTQPPGPPGYLSWITLRNVTMVDGEVTSHSPWTPSDTLKGTKRDSVIRFTLSPLARLNVQRVAGGFQKTSQFRNIYGTFPLMRLEDPNDRRQIIDVSSLRMTAEPLRPPSVRVTDVKGRFILLADSLYFHGIDATLASSRLSNGTGRYNFDSNDLRLRLHADTVATNDLLWIDPSIPKDGSGKLDFALDWVGPTSDYLATNASLAVAGATMSGSLGTLVTDTVAFHDTKLRFSHVDTRTIQQLFPTIISPRQGYLTGRMAARGGFGAMRIDGDVAFQDPLTGTSRVIALGTVGASKGILRATDLHLTFSPLKVSLARAVDPTLPIGGTINGKLMLNGSSATGLTATGDLVHEDVTGKSHVTGSGTYARGNRTPLINANLQLLPLSLATVGQFVTAAGLRGTVTGPISATGPMQNLAVAADLTTPDGGTIVAHGTVDLASRPQSYDLNLTAHLFDASQISSKAPSSLLTADVAARGAGFDPATLNATATANVQTSTYDSVTVDSATVRLAAANGLLTVDTLSVHVPHGYANASGQFGLVVGSAGKLSYAVSIDSLGALSRILPPTDTGAVTPRPAILAQRIARADSARAQAARATVAERAVTGAPVPAFPVDTPRAIPRNALRGSIVAKGTATGNIHTFDMAGSGTATDIVAFGSAAHAIRANYTWTGALTPQSRVSAQASAVNVLALGFALDTVTLTSSYAKPSGNITLAIHQDSNRVYNASAQFTLDKDRDDLLLDQLRLKFDTTVYASTGPARIHFDPMETSIEHFEINSATGGRVYVNGKIPVNGNTDLELHVTQFEIGNIAALLQSDVNARGLVSVDAHLRGTRAAPVIDGAFGLERLVYQGRATPEVHGRVKYADETLQTNITAGREGGPPMLVARGTVPINLAFAGVTGSRVPHDRAIDATIDADSLPLDSIPPLSDVVTNLKGRALAKFTVTGTIDRPDVNGRVTLWNGSARIAPLGVTASYVAGNIRLVHDTVIVDSLVAHSNGVIRLTGGIGIKTLTQPSFALKLTANNARIIDNDNGNLYANANVSLNGPFNNVDVTGFAHVLRGVIYIPESTGKTLVGAGDPALYAVADTTNIGVRELFPSQSPLLANLRMNVALMVDHDVFVRSNDANVEVYTDNPLRIGVNRAKQTFLVDGVLLSDRGEYRFQSRRFQIRQGSATFINSPKLNPTLQVTGEYDVQLPTREAIAIRIIISGTLDAPKISLESDAQPPISQTDLLSYLAFGRTSSSLLQQEGGGLTTGGSGGSNIVGAGAAFAAKQVAAAALGALTDQAAGTAARSLGADFFNITPAAVSLDAGSFLRATQVEFAKYIRTNTFLQLQVRPDPASLQRPGFQITHRFNTRAGYQIDASFEPRYLLSQPSLSPDQTPQTTSAFGLFFVRQWRY; this is encoded by the coding sequence ATGCGGAAGCGCACCGTCGCTGCTGCCACGGTGGGTGCTCTCGTCGTGCTGGCGATGCTGATCGCCGGTACGGTGCTTTTCGTCACGCAAACGGATTGGGGCAGAAAGAAGGTTGGTGGTTACGTGATCGGCCTGATAAAGCAAGCGGCGCACGGGTACGTAACAGTCGACCGGGTCGATGGCAACTTGCTGAATGGCGCGACGATCGTTGGTCTCACGATTACGGACAGCGCACACGCGCCATTCGTCAAGGCGGATACCGTAGTCGCCACTTACGGAATCGGCGACCTCATCAACAAGCGCATATACCTGGACAATGTCCGCATCGTGCATCCCGTCATCGTCCTGGACCGGATGCCGGGTGGCAAGTGGAACTACGACAGGATCTTTCCGCGCGACACGACGCAGCCGCCCGGCCCACCGGGCTATCTGTCATGGATCACACTGCGCAACGTGACGATGGTGGATGGCGAAGTCACGTCGCACAGCCCATGGACGCCAAGCGATACGCTCAAGGGAACCAAACGAGACAGCGTCATACGGTTCACGCTCAGCCCGCTCGCGCGACTCAACGTGCAGCGCGTCGCCGGCGGATTTCAGAAGACATCGCAGTTCAGGAACATCTACGGAACATTTCCGTTGATGCGGCTGGAGGACCCGAACGACCGTCGCCAGATCATCGATGTGTCGTCACTGCGCATGACCGCGGAGCCGCTGCGGCCGCCTTCAGTGCGGGTGACCGACGTGAAGGGACGTTTCATTCTTCTTGCGGATTCGTTGTACTTCCACGGCATCGACGCAACGCTCGCGAGCTCCAGGCTCTCGAACGGAACGGGACGCTACAATTTCGACAGCAACGATCTGAGGCTCCGGTTGCACGCGGACACCGTGGCAACCAACGACCTGTTGTGGATCGACCCCAGCATACCCAAGGACGGATCGGGCAAGCTGGACTTTGCGCTCGACTGGGTAGGACCAACGAGCGACTACCTCGCGACGAACGCTTCACTCGCGGTTGCCGGTGCCACGATGTCAGGAAGTCTCGGCACGCTGGTTACCGACACGGTCGCGTTTCACGATACCAAGCTGCGCTTCAGCCATGTCGATACGCGCACCATCCAGCAACTGTTTCCGACGATCATATCACCGCGTCAGGGCTACCTCACAGGCCGCATGGCTGCGCGCGGCGGTTTCGGCGCCATGCGCATCGACGGCGACGTTGCGTTCCAGGATCCGCTCACCGGCACGAGCCGCGTCATCGCGCTCGGCACCGTAGGCGCGAGCAAGGGCATCCTGCGAGCGACCGACCTGCACCTGACGTTCTCGCCACTCAAAGTTTCGCTCGCACGTGCAGTCGATCCAACTCTACCGATCGGAGGCACGATCAATGGCAAGCTGATGCTCAACGGCTCCAGCGCAACTGGTCTCACAGCAACCGGCGACCTGGTCCACGAAGATGTAACGGGAAAATCGCACGTTACCGGCAGTGGCACGTACGCGCGCGGCAACCGGACGCCCCTCATCAATGCGAATCTGCAGCTTTTGCCGCTCTCGCTCGCGACCGTCGGCCAGTTCGTGACCGCGGCCGGGCTGCGCGGCACGGTCACCGGTCCGATTTCCGCGACTGGACCAATGCAGAACCTTGCTGTCGCAGCGGATCTGACGACGCCCGATGGCGGAACCATCGTTGCCCACGGCACCGTCGATCTCGCGTCTCGCCCGCAGAGCTATGATCTCAACCTCACAGCGCACCTCTTCGACGCCAGCCAGATAAGCAGCAAGGCACCCTCGTCCCTGCTCACGGCCGACGTTGCGGCCCGTGGGGCGGGCTTCGATCCGGCAACCTTGAATGCGACGGCGACGGCGAACGTGCAGACGTCCACCTACGACAGCGTCACGGTTGATTCCGCAACTGTACGACTTGCAGCTGCGAACGGCCTTCTGACCGTCGACACACTCTCCGTCCACGTCCCGCACGGCTACGCGAACGCGTCAGGTCAGTTCGGCCTGGTCGTTGGCTCCGCCGGAAAGCTAAGCTACGCTGTATCGATCGACTCGCTCGGCGCGCTGTCACGGATACTGCCGCCAACTGATACGGGTGCGGTGACACCGCGACCTGCAATTCTCGCACAGCGAATCGCACGCGCCGATTCAGCGCGGGCACAAGCTGCCAGAGCGACGGTTGCCGAGCGAGCTGTCACCGGAGCGCCGGTCCCGGCGTTTCCCGTCGATACACCAAGAGCCATTCCGCGCAACGCTCTGCGGGGATCGATCGTTGCGAAGGGCACGGCCACTGGCAACATCCATACATTCGACATGGCAGGCTCGGGGACCGCAACCGACATTGTCGCATTCGGAAGCGCCGCCCATGCGATTCGCGCAAACTACACCTGGACCGGCGCGCTCACGCCGCAGTCGCGCGTCAGTGCGCAGGCCAGTGCGGTCAACGTCCTGGCGCTAGGGTTCGCACTTGACACCGTAACGCTCACCAGTTCCTACGCCAAGCCCAGTGGAAACATTACGCTGGCGATTCATCAGGATTCGAACCGGGTCTACAACGCCAGCGCGCAATTCACGCTCGACAAAGACCGGGATGACCTGCTGCTCGACCAGCTGCGTCTCAAATTCGACACAACCGTATATGCCAGTACGGGGCCGGCGAGGATCCATTTCGATCCGATGGAAACGTCGATCGAACACTTCGAGATCAATAGCGCTACTGGTGGACGTGTGTACGTCAATGGCAAGATCCCGGTAAATGGCAACACGGATCTGGAACTGCACGTCACGCAATTCGAGATCGGCAACATTGCAGCCCTGCTGCAGAGCGACGTGAACGCGCGCGGCCTCGTATCAGTCGACGCGCACCTGCGCGGAACTCGTGCCGCGCCGGTCATCGACGGCGCATTCGGTCTCGAGCGACTCGTATACCAGGGCCGCGCGACACCGGAAGTACACGGCCGCGTCAAGTACGCCGACGAAACGTTGCAGACAAACATTACCGCGGGCCGCGAAGGGGGACCGCCGATGCTGGTTGCGCGCGGCACCGTGCCGATCAATCTCGCATTCGCCGGTGTGACCGGTTCACGAGTACCGCACGATCGCGCGATCGATGCAACCATAGACGCCGATTCGCTGCCACTAGATTCGATCCCGCCGCTGAGCGACGTCGTGACGAACCTTAAAGGGCGCGCGCTCGCGAAATTCACGGTCACGGGTACCATCGACCGACCCGACGTGAATGGCCGGGTGACACTGTGGAATGGCAGTGCACGCATCGCACCGCTCGGCGTGACGGCAAGCTACGTGGCCGGCAACATCCGGCTCGTACACGATACGGTGATCGTCGATTCGCTCGTCGCGCACAGCAACGGTGTGATCAGACTTACTGGCGGAATCGGCATCAAGACGCTGACTCAGCCATCCTTCGCGCTCAAGCTCACGGCCAACAACGCGCGCATCATCGACAATGACAACGGAAACCTGTACGCCAATGCCAACGTGAGCTTGAACGGACCGTTCAACAACGTTGACGTCACTGGATTCGCGCACGTGCTCCGCGGCGTGATCTACATACCGGAATCGACGGGGAAGACGCTCGTTGGCGCAGGTGATCCTGCACTGTACGCCGTGGCGGATACGACCAACATAGGCGTCCGCGAGCTGTTTCCGAGCCAGTCGCCACTGCTGGCGAACCTGCGAATGAACGTCGCATTGATGGTCGACCACGACGTGTTCGTGCGCTCCAACGACGCGAACGTGGAAGTGTACACGGACAACCCGCTCCGGATCGGTGTCAATCGCGCGAAGCAGACCTTCCTGGTGGACGGCGTGTTGTTGAGCGATCGTGGCGAGTACCGTTTCCAGAGCCGTCGGTTCCAGATTCGTCAGGGCTCCGCGACGTTCATCAACTCGCCGAAGCTCAACCCGACACTACAGGTGACCGGAGAGTATGACGTCCAGCTTCCGACCCGGGAGGCAATAGCGATCCGGATCATCATCTCCGGGACGCTGGACGCTCCGAAGATATCGCTCGAGAGCGATGCGCAACCGCCGATCTCGCAGACCGACCTGCTCAGCTATCTGGCGTTCGGGCGTACTTCTTCGTCGCTGCTTCAACAGGAGGGTGGCGGCCTGACGACAGGCGGGAGCGGCGGCAGCAACATCGTCGGCGCGGGCGCTGCATTTGCCGCGAAACAGGTAGCGGCCGCGGCGCTTGGTGCACTCACCGATCAGGCGGCCGGCACCGCTGCGCGATCACTTGGCGCTGACTTCTTCAACATCACACCCGCCGCCGTTTCGCTCGACGCGGGCAGTTTTCTTCGCGCGACGCAGGTGGAATTCGCCAAGTACATCCGGACGAACACCTTCCTGCAGCTTCAGGTGCGGCCCGATCCAGCGTCGCTACAGAGGCCAGGCTTCCAGATCACGCATCGCTTCAACACGCGGGCCGGATATCAGATCGATGCCAGCTTCGAGCCGCGCTATCTGCTCAGCCAACCATCGCTGTCTCCCGATCAGACGCCCCAGACGACCAGCGCGTTCGGATTGTTCTTCGTGCGGCAGTGGCGCTACTGA
- a CDS encoding DUF2231 domain-containing protein encodes MESKTKLLGHPAHQIVVSFPMGLLATAALFDAVYVVHGGQTWALVAFYMIGAGVVGGIIAAIFGLIDYLAIPSGTRAKRIGGFHGLSSATLVTFFLVSWLLRLHGPTAPEPLALLFSFSGVAFLGLAGWLGGELLNRMGVGIDDGAHLNAPSSLSGPAALGATLRVPESARVDPRTQ; translated from the coding sequence GTGGAAAGCAAGACGAAGCTACTTGGGCATCCGGCGCACCAGATCGTTGTATCCTTTCCGATGGGCCTGCTTGCCACGGCTGCGCTGTTCGACGCCGTTTATGTAGTTCACGGCGGCCAGACGTGGGCGCTGGTCGCGTTCTACATGATCGGCGCGGGCGTTGTCGGCGGGATAATCGCAGCGATATTCGGCCTGATCGACTACCTGGCGATACCGTCAGGAACGAGGGCCAAGCGCATTGGCGGATTTCACGGCCTGAGCAGTGCGACGCTGGTTACGTTCTTTCTGGTGAGTTGGCTGTTGCGGCTCCATGGACCGACTGCACCGGAGCCACTTGCGCTTCTTTTCTCGTTCAGCGGCGTTGCATTCCTCGGACTGGCGGGCTGGCTGGGCGGCGAGTTGCTCAACCGTATGGGTGTGGGAATCGACGACGGTGCACATCTCAACGCGCCAAGCTCGCTCAGCGGCCCTGCCGCGCTCGGCGCGACGTTACGAGTGCCCGAGTCGGCTCGCGTGGACCCCCGGACTCAGTAG
- a CDS encoding plastocyanin/azurin family copper-binding protein — MNIISSVVLATAIMAATACGGSGGYGTSPTPPSNPGNPSATCTPGNGTVCLVSSNAFDPSQVTIAAGSSITFNNTSGTTHNVTFTTAGAPANVSDFASGTRVVAFPTAGTYNYHCTIHGLSMSGVVVVQ, encoded by the coding sequence ATGAACATCATCTCATCTGTTGTGCTAGCGACAGCCATCATGGCGGCAACGGCCTGCGGTGGCTCTGGCGGATACGGCACGTCGCCGACCCCTCCGAGCAATCCCGGAAACCCGTCCGCGACTTGCACGCCGGGTAATGGCACTGTCTGCCTCGTATCGAGCAACGCGTTCGACCCATCGCAGGTCACCATCGCCGCCGGAAGCAGCATCACGTTCAACAACACATCCGGCACCACTCACAACGTGACATTCACGACGGCGGGCGCACCGGCGAACGTTTCCGACTTCGCGTCCGGCACGCGCGTCGTGGCGTTCCCCACAGCTGGAACTTACAACTATCATTGCACCATTCATGGTTTGAGCATGAGTGGCGTCGTGGTGGTTCAGTGA
- a CDS encoding LytTR family DNA-binding domain-containing protein, producing MNRAPVQILIVDDEPLARRHLRTILEADSDVVIVGDASNGREAVQMISRLAPDVVLLDVQMPEIDGFSVVAQLDPAHIPMIIFVTAHDSYALKAFDVHAVDYVLKPVARDRLMQAVARAKTRLASSDFSSHIQNLRKFVEEMKTPRDAERLAIRLDGKHVLLPTDSIDWIEAVDDYVRIHMGKASHLVRGTLTSFQDRLPSLFMRIHRSAIVNTTRIKEVFPNEQGDYRIILQDGTRLPSGRSYRTAVAEFLRSLTV from the coding sequence ATGAATCGGGCCCCTGTTCAGATATTGATCGTGGACGATGAGCCGCTTGCGCGCCGCCATCTGCGCACCATTCTGGAAGCCGACAGCGATGTCGTCATAGTGGGCGATGCGTCCAACGGGCGGGAAGCCGTCCAGATGATTTCGCGGCTGGCACCGGATGTCGTCCTTCTGGATGTCCAGATGCCGGAGATCGACGGATTCAGCGTGGTCGCGCAACTCGATCCGGCGCACATCCCGATGATCATCTTTGTCACTGCGCATGACTCGTATGCACTCAAGGCGTTCGACGTGCATGCTGTGGATTATGTGCTCAAGCCGGTTGCGCGCGATCGTCTCATGCAGGCCGTCGCCCGCGCGAAGACGCGTCTCGCATCGTCCGATTTCTCGTCGCACATCCAGAACCTCAGGAAGTTCGTCGAGGAAATGAAGACGCCGCGCGACGCCGAGCGGCTTGCGATCCGTCTCGATGGAAAGCACGTTCTTCTCCCAACCGACTCCATAGACTGGATCGAGGCGGTGGACGACTACGTGAGAATCCACATGGGCAAGGCTTCCCACCTCGTTCGCGGCACACTCACATCGTTCCAGGACCGGCTTCCTTCGCTGTTCATGCGCATTCACCGATCAGCCATCGTGAACACGACACGCATCAAGGAAGTGTTCCCGAACGAGCAGGGTGATTACCGGATCATTCTCCAGGATGGAACGAGGCTTCCGTCAGGGAGAAGTTATCGGACTGCGGTCGCCGAGTTCCTGCGGTCACTGACCGTGTAA
- a CDS encoding histidine kinase codes for MAVDRQVSVLDVERDRAERKLNTVRGVVLLVLAIAAAAYAPVLPRSLNLVNAAILAPMLVWTVGQAWFLYRRPVLPSWLPVLNPIVDVVAVTATMGAYGIIATPTLGLKSPMVLAYFAILAARPILSSARRAAIVAVFILVAYASLDFLFLVIYGVAIGDPVSASGTASVALLDEGAKLTLLAAAGGIATYATWWHEGLARRYAAQAQEQAVLQMRLASSRLDSLRQQLRPHFLFNALNAITALVDADPPAAQRMISGLGELMRVSLDAGGAEEVPLRDELRILDHYTAIQRIRFEDRLTIVTDIDDSIGDSLVPTLILQPLVENSIHYGLAQCSARTKIEIRAWRDADFLALEVRDDGPGLKGQSADLIVERIGIGNARARLMYLYGDAHAFTVESPEQGGFRVSMQIPYHVEHMNRGDSMNAPTE; via the coding sequence ATGGCCGTCGACAGGCAGGTGAGCGTACTCGACGTGGAGCGCGATCGCGCCGAGCGGAAGTTGAATACGGTACGTGGCGTGGTGCTGCTCGTGCTGGCGATCGCCGCCGCTGCCTATGCTCCGGTGTTGCCACGCAGTCTCAATCTGGTGAACGCCGCGATTCTGGCGCCCATGTTGGTGTGGACGGTGGGGCAGGCCTGGTTCCTTTATCGGCGTCCGGTGTTGCCATCCTGGCTCCCGGTGCTGAATCCCATTGTGGACGTCGTCGCGGTGACAGCGACGATGGGCGCCTACGGCATAATCGCGACGCCGACGCTTGGTCTAAAGTCTCCGATGGTCCTTGCATACTTCGCAATACTTGCGGCGCGACCAATTCTGTCTTCTGCGCGGCGTGCGGCGATTGTTGCCGTGTTCATTCTCGTTGCATATGCATCGCTGGATTTCCTCTTCCTCGTGATCTATGGAGTTGCGATTGGTGATCCCGTCTCTGCCAGCGGGACGGCGTCGGTAGCCTTGCTGGATGAGGGTGCGAAGCTCACCTTGCTTGCGGCCGCGGGCGGGATCGCGACGTATGCGACGTGGTGGCACGAGGGACTCGCGCGTCGATATGCGGCCCAGGCGCAGGAACAGGCAGTTCTGCAGATGCGGCTCGCTTCATCCCGGCTCGACAGCTTGAGGCAGCAGCTTCGTCCGCATTTTCTATTCAACGCACTCAATGCGATTACGGCGCTCGTGGACGCCGATCCGCCCGCCGCGCAGCGCATGATCTCGGGCCTGGGTGAGCTGATGCGCGTTTCGTTGGACGCCGGCGGCGCGGAAGAGGTGCCGTTGCGAGACGAATTGCGTATACTCGACCATTATACGGCGATTCAGCGCATCCGGTTCGAGGATCGGCTCACGATCGTGACCGATATCGACGACTCGATCGGGGACTCGCTCGTTCCGACTCTGATCCTGCAGCCACTGGTGGAGAACTCGATCCACTACGGACTCGCCCAGTGCTCGGCGCGCACCAAGATCGAGATTCGAGCCTGGCGTGACGCAGATTTCCTGGCGCTCGAGGTGCGCGACGACGGACCTGGTCTCAAGGGCCAGTCCGCTGACCTGATCGTCGAGCGCATCGGTATCGGAAACGCTCGGGCGCGGTTGATGTATCTATACGGCGACGCCCACGCATTCACGGTTGAGAGTCCGGAGCAGGGCGGATTCCGGGTGTCGATGCAGATCCCATATCACGTCGAGCACATGAATCGCGGCGATTCGATGAATGCACCCACAGAGTGA
- a CDS encoding dipeptidase, with protein MPKIANDLESFLTQHQSRIEEELFDFLRIPSVSAQPAHNADTRAAAEWVKRSLEQAGLAASIHETPGHPVVVGEWRGAGSRAPTVLVYGHYDVQPAEPLELWTSPPFEPQVREGRIYARGSVDDKGQLFLHIKALEAHLRTRSILPCNVVVIAEGEEEVGSENLEAFVQRERKLLAADAVVISDSSMFAEGIPSILSSLRGLSYFQIDVQGPASDLHSGIYGGAVVNPATALARIIASMHDENGHVAIEGFYDDVSPFSDKVIAGMRELPHTDAQFEREIGVTSLGGEKGFTTLEKLWTRPTCEVNGMLSGYTGDGAKTVLPAKAMAKVSCRLVPNQDPAKIARLFEAHVKKFTPDGVTVKVSYVHGGRPWRADLSGPIFDAARRALHAAFGRDPVIVGEGGSIPVVGDFQRILDAPVLLVGFGLPGENAHAPDEWMSVENFRVGTKAMAALWDEYAGKGAS; from the coding sequence ATGCCGAAGATCGCGAACGACCTAGAATCATTCCTCACGCAACACCAGTCGCGGATCGAGGAAGAGCTTTTCGATTTCCTGCGCATCCCCAGCGTGAGCGCGCAGCCTGCACACAATGCCGACACCCGCGCAGCGGCCGAATGGGTGAAGCGATCGCTCGAGCAGGCCGGTCTGGCTGCCTCGATCCACGAGACACCGGGACATCCGGTCGTGGTCGGTGAATGGCGCGGTGCAGGGTCTCGCGCGCCGACGGTGCTCGTATACGGTCACTATGACGTCCAGCCCGCCGAGCCGCTCGAGCTCTGGACGTCCCCGCCGTTCGAGCCGCAGGTGAGGGAGGGTCGGATCTACGCCCGCGGATCCGTGGACGACAAGGGACAACTCTTCCTGCACATCAAGGCGCTCGAGGCACATCTGCGAACGCGCAGCATTCTCCCCTGCAACGTTGTCGTCATCGCGGAGGGTGAGGAGGAAGTCGGAAGCGAGAATCTGGAGGCGTTCGTCCAGCGCGAGCGTAAGCTTCTCGCGGCCGATGCTGTCGTGATATCCGACTCGTCGATGTTCGCTGAAGGGATACCTTCGATACTGTCTTCGCTGCGCGGCCTGTCGTACTTCCAGATCGACGTACAGGGTCCGGCAAGCGACCTTCATTCTGGAATATACGGCGGCGCAGTAGTCAATCCGGCCACCGCACTCGCGCGGATCATTGCGTCGATGCACGATGAGAATGGACACGTCGCGATCGAGGGCTTCTACGACGACGTGAGTCCGTTCTCGGACAAGGTTATCGCCGGAATGCGGGAGCTGCCGCACACCGACGCTCAATTCGAGCGTGAGATCGGAGTGACGAGCCTCGGTGGTGAGAAGGGATTCACGACGCTCGAGAAGCTGTGGACACGTCCGACGTGTGAAGTGAACGGAATGCTATCCGGCTACACGGGAGACGGAGCCAAGACGGTACTTCCAGCCAAGGCGATGGCCAAGGTGAGCTGCAGGCTGGTGCCGAATCAGGATCCGGCGAAGATCGCTCGCCTGTTCGAGGCGCACGTGAAGAAATTCACACCCGACGGCGTCACCGTGAAGGTGAGTTACGTGCACGGAGGACGTCCGTGGCGCGCCGATCTCAGTGGTCCGATCTTCGACGCGGCACGTCGTGCGCTGCATGCTGCCTTCGGACGCGATCCGGTGATCGTTGGAGAAGGCGGATCGATTCCGGTCGTCGGCGATTTTCAGCGAATTCTCGACGCGCCGGTGTTGCTCGTTGGGTTTGGTCTGCCGGGCGAGAACGCCCACGCGCCCGACGAGTGGATGAGCGTCGAGAACTTCCGGGTTGGTACGAAAGCCATGGCTGCCCTGTGGGACGAGTACGCGGGGAAAGGAGCGAGCTGA
- a CDS encoding thioredoxin domain-containing protein codes for MPNRLAGETSPYLLQHADNPVDWYPWGDDALDRARRLDRPILLSIGYAACHWCHVMAHESFEDPATAELMNDNFVCIKVDREERPDLDAIYMQAVQSMTGHGGWPMTVFLNPGGEPFYGGTYFPPTDRHGMPSFRRVLEAVAETYRSHPDRVAASAESMRRIYEASAVSDGYAGSIDSAFLEQAFQAIASGYDRRFGGFGGAPKFPPTMVLDFLLRHWARTGENTALDMAAATFVKMARGGIYDQIGGGFARYSVDEQWLVPHFEKMLYDNALLLRLGAHLYEATKNDEIRAATEKAGDWLAREMTSPEGGFYSSLDADSEGEEGKFYIWSSEELDSLLGADAPLVMAYYGATTGGNFEGSNILNIPSDPSEIARRFDVDVATLATTIARADEILMQRRSQRVRPGLDDKILAGWNGLALRGIVEAARAFNRADFRDMAARNAEFLLTRMVVDGRVMRSYKDGTARIAGFLEDQAAVALGFLAMFEQSLDVKWLNASRQLARVMLAEFWDADAQAFYDTSNDAEKLVSRPHDPTDNATPSGTSLAVDLLLRLANYDDDQSYGDRASQVMNSLAGLVTRYPSAFGHLLGDAEYAETFACHGEYCDMPSPRALDIARATPTINKQATK; via the coding sequence ATGCCGAACCGCCTGGCTGGCGAGACATCGCCCTACCTGCTCCAGCACGCCGACAACCCCGTCGACTGGTATCCCTGGGGCGACGACGCACTCGACCGGGCGCGCAGGCTCGACCGGCCCATCCTGCTTTCGATCGGTTACGCTGCGTGCCACTGGTGCCACGTCATGGCGCACGAATCGTTCGAGGATCCTGCGACCGCCGAGCTCATGAACGACAACTTCGTGTGCATCAAGGTGGATCGCGAGGAGCGTCCTGACCTGGACGCGATCTACATGCAGGCGGTTCAATCCATGACCGGTCACGGCGGCTGGCCCATGACGGTCTTCCTGAATCCCGGCGGCGAGCCGTTCTACGGCGGCACCTACTTCCCGCCGACCGACAGACACGGCATGCCGTCGTTCAGGCGCGTACTGGAGGCTGTCGCCGAGACGTACAGGAGTCACCCCGACCGCGTGGCCGCCAGCGCCGAGTCGATGCGGCGCATTTATGAAGCCTCGGCGGTAAGCGACGGCTACGCGGGCAGCATCGATTCCGCATTCCTGGAGCAGGCGTTTCAGGCGATCGCATCCGGCTACGATCGGCGTTTTGGCGGGTTCGGCGGTGCGCCGAAGTTTCCACCGACGATGGTGCTCGATTTTCTGCTGCGTCACTGGGCCCGCACGGGCGAGAATACCGCGCTGGACATGGCGGCTGCGACGTTCGTGAAGATGGCGCGCGGCGGCATTTACGATCAGATCGGCGGCGGATTCGCGCGTTACTCGGTAGATGAGCAGTGGCTCGTTCCGCATTTCGAGAAGATGCTGTACGACAATGCCCTGCTCCTGAGACTCGGCGCGCACCTCTACGAGGCGACGAAAAATGACGAGATCCGCGCTGCAACTGAAAAAGCAGGAGATTGGCTCGCGCGCGAGATGACGTCACCGGAAGGCGGCTTTTACTCGTCGCTGGACGCGGATTCGGAGGGCGAGGAGGGAAAATTCTACATCTGGAGCTCGGAAGAGCTCGACTCGCTGCTGGGCGCTGATGCACCGCTGGTGATGGCGTACTACGGCGCGACGACGGGTGGCAATTTCGAGGGAAGCAACATCCTGAACATTCCCTCCGACCCATCCGAGATCGCACGCCGCTTCGACGTCGATGTTGCAACCCTGGCGACCACGATTGCGCGCGCGGATGAGATCCTCATGCAGCGACGCTCGCAGCGCGTCCGGCCCGGCCTCGACGACAAGATTCTGGCCGGCTGGAATGGGCTCGCGCTGCGCGGGATCGTCGAGGCGGCGCGAGCGTTCAACCGCGCCGATTTCCGTGATATGGCAGCGCGTAACGCGGAATTCCTGCTCACACGTATGGTCGTCGACGGCCGCGTGATGCGCAGCTACAAGGATGGCACGGCGCGCATCGCCGGCTTTCTCGAAGACCAGGCGGCCGTTGCACTGGGCTTTCTCGCCATGTTCGAGCAATCACTCGACGTGAAATGGCTGAACGCGTCACGCCAGTTGGCCCGAGTGATGCTTGCCGAATTCTGGGACGCGGATGCACAGGCATTCTACGATACTTCGAACGACGCGGAGAAGCTCGTATCGCGGCCGCACGATCCCACGGACAACGCTACACCATCCGGAACTTCGCTCGCTGTCGATCTCCTGCTCAGGCTTGCGAATTATGACGACGACCAGTCGTACGGCGACCGCGCGTCGCAGGTAATGAACTCGCTCGCGGGACTGGTCACGCGTTATCCCTCCGCGTTCGGTCACCTGCTCGGCGATGCCGAGTACGCCGAAACGTTCGCGTGCCACGGTGAGTATTGCGACATGCCCTCACCGCGCGCACTGGATATCGCACGGGCCACACCGACCATCAACAAGCAAGCCACAAAGTAA